The nucleotide window GCCAGGCCCTCGGCGGCGTCCGCGGTGGTGAGCGACTCGCTCTGCAGCAGCGCCTCGAGCCGCGCGGCGCCCTCCACGTCCCAGCCCAGGAGCGTCTTCATGGTCTGCTTCATCTGACGCACGGCGCGCGGGGAGGAGAGGGCGATCTCGCCGGCCAGCTCCATGGCGCGCGGGAACACCTGCTCGCCCGGCAGGGCCTCGCTCACCAGACCGATGCGCTCGGCCTCCGCGCCGATCACCAGCCGCCCCGTGTACAGCAGCTCGGACGCGCGCGACACCCCCACGAGGCGGGGCAGCATGAAGCTGATGGCCATCCCCGAGTGCAGGCCCAGCCGCGCGAAGTTGGCGCCGTACTTGTCGCGCTCGTTCGCGATGCGGATGTCGGCCATCAGCGAGAGCCCGAAGCCGCCGCCCACCGCGTGACCCTGCAGAGCGGCGATCACGGGCACGCCCACGTTGCGCAGCTCGAGGAACGGCGCGTACATGGCGAACGAGCGCTCGTGCGGCAGGCCGTTCGGGTCCCCGGTCTTGAGCGAAGAGTGCAGGTCGGCCCCGGCGCTGAAGCACGAGCCCGTGCCCACCAGCACCACGGCGCGTGCGCCTCGGTCGGCCTTGGCACGCTCCACGGCCACGGCGAAGTCCCCCAGCAGCTCGGGGGTCATGGCATTGCGCTGGTCGGGGCGGTTCAGGGTGAGCACGCCGACGTGGCCGTCGCGGCTGTACAAGACTGCGGGTTCGGTCATGCGCCGGGTTCTGGAACAGGTCGCTCGCGGCGTCGAGTGGTCGCCATGGGCTGTGCGTTTTCCCTTTGGCGCAAAGGGGAACCGTCGCCTTCGCCGTCGCCGTCAACGACCAGGACAACGACGACGATGAAGGGGGTCGCTGGCTGTCTACACCCAGGCACCGCTGCCCGGGCCAGCGCCGTGTGTCACACTCCGGGCGTGCGCGCGCTCGCCCTCGTGACCCTGGCCCTCTGGGCATCTGCCTGCCAGGGCGGCGGGGCGCTCGGCGGCCCGGACGGCGGGCCGGAACAGGGGCCGCCGGACCTGGCGCACCTCGACGCCGGCGACCGCTGCGACACGGTGGACGAGTGCGATGACGGGGTGGCCTGCACGCGCGACGTGTGCGACCTGCGCGGCATCTGCGTGCACACCCCCGACGCGCTGGCATGTGACGACGGGGCTTTCTGCAACGGGGCCGAGGTGTGCGACCCGACGTTCGGCTGCGTGGGTGGCCCGCTGCGCGACTGCAACGACCGGAACGTCTGCACCCTGGACCGCTGCGACGAGTCGCGCCGGATGTGCCTCCACCTCCCGCGCGACTTCGACAACGACGGCGAGGCGGATGCGCGCTGCGTGGGGGGCAGCGACTGCGACGACGCCGACCCGCTGCGCGGCACGCTGCAGGCGGAGCTGTGCACCGACGCGCTCGACAACGACTGCGACGGCGACATCGACGAGGCGGCCTGCGGTCGCCCAGCCCACGACCTGTGCGACGACGCGCTCGACGTGAGCGCGGGTGGCCTGTTCGCCATCGCCACGGCGGGCGCGCGCGACGACTATGGCGCTGCCTGCGCGGGGCCGGGGCGCGAGCTGGTGGCGCGCCTGGTGCTGGACGAGACGTCCGACGTCACGCTGCGCGCCGCTGCGCCGGGCACCACGCAGATCGACCTGCGCTCCAGCTGTGGGGGAGGGGGCCTGGGGATCGCGTGTGACACCGACTCACCCGGCGAGGTGCGCCGCCGCAGCCTGGCGCCCGGAACGTATTACGCGTTCGTGGCCAGCAGCGCGGGCGCCGTGGAGCTGAGCGTCAGCCTCGATGAACCGACGCTCCCGCCCGCCAACGAGACGTGCGCCACGGCCACCAGCGTGGTGCCCCCGTTTGCGGCGAACGGCTCGTTCGTGGGGGTGGCCGACGACCTCGACCTGGCCTGTGGGCAGCCACTCTCGGGCGACCTGGTCTATCGCTTCAGCGTGCCGCCCGGTGCTCCCCAGGATGCCGTGGTCGCGCTCGCCGCCACCTCGAGCGCCGACTCGGTGCGCTTCTCGCTGCGCACCGACTGCGCCGATGCTGGGAGCGAGCTGGGCTGTGTCCGCGGCAGCCCGGCGGGCGCCCGGTTCCGGTCGCTCACCCCGGGGGACTATGCGCTGGTGCTGGAAGGTCCGGCCGAGCGCGAGGTGGACTTCAGCTTCGAGCTGCGCCTCGAGCCCGGCACCAGCCCGCCCCCGGGCGACGACTGCACGGCGCCCATCGACACCCCGCTGAACGAGATCGTGCACGGCACCCTGGGCGACAAGCGCGACGCCATCGAGACGGCCTGTGGGTTCTTCTACCGGGACGCGGTGCACCGCTTCGTGCTGCCCAGCGCGAGCGACGTGTCCATCGACCTCTTGGCGGGCGAGAACGGCATGGCCTACGTGAGCGGGGCCCTCGCGGCGACCTGCACGAACGACTTCACGCCGCCGGTGGCGCAGTGCGGTGGGGGTGCGCCTGCCCAGCTGCTACGCTTCGCGCTGCCCGCTGGTGAACACTTCCTGGTGGTGGAGGCGCCGTTTGCGCCCACCTACCAGTTGGAGATCCACACGTCCCCGCCCACCAACGTGGTGCAGGCCACCGGCAACGACACGTGCGCGGAAGCGATCGTGATCCCCGACGTGCAGAAGGCAGTGATCGTGGGTGACACCACGGGCCTCGCCAACGACGTGGTCTCGCCGTATTGCGGGAGCGGCGCCGCGTCCCCGGACGCCACGTTCCTGCTGGACCTGAACACCGCCAGCATGGTGCGCCTCGGCACCGCCGGATCGTCCTTCGACACAGTGCTCCAAGTGTTCCTCGAGAACGCCATGTGCAGCAACTACCCCTATGCCTGCGACGACGACAGCGGCGTGGGCGGCACGTCGTTCATCGAGCGCGAGCTGCCCGCGGGCCGCTACCACGTGGTGGTGGACGGCTTCGGCGCGCACAGCTCGGGGGCCTACGTGCTCACGTTCGAGCGCGGCCCGTTCCCTCCCTGATCGCTCGCCGGAAATTTGCGCTGCGGCCGGCGACTGCGGTACCGGAAGGCATGCGCAGCTTCGACGACGACGACAACGCAGTGGTCCGGCCCTTTCCGTTCTTCCGCGCTGGCGTGCGTGCGGATCCGGCTGTGGCGAACCGGCCCATCCTGGTGCTCGAAGACGTTCACAAGTACTTCCGCGCCGACAAGCCCACCCTGCGGGGCCTGAACCTCACCGTGGAGCGCGGCGAGTTCCTCTTCGTCACCGGTCCGAGCGGGGCGGGGAAGAGCACGCTGCTGCAGCTCATCTATCGGAAGCACACCGTGGACGAGGGGCGCATCCTCTTCTGTGGGCGGGACATCGCGCGGTTGACGCCGAAGTCCATCCCCTACCTGCGGCGCAACCTCGGTGTGGTGTTCCAGGACTTCAAGGTGGTGCAGCACTGGACGGTGTTCGAGAACGTGGCCATCGCGCTCGAGATCCTGGACATGCCGCAGCGCCTGGTGCGCTCGCGCGTGGTGGAGACGCTGGAGCGCGTGGGGCTCGCTGGTCGCGGTGGAGAACGCACCAGCAACCTCTCCGGTGGAGAGCAACAGCGCGTGGCCATCGCACGCGCCATCGTGACCGAGCCGGCCTTGATCCTGGCGGACGAGCCCACGGGCAACCTCGACCCGCACCTGGCCATCGACATCCTCACGCTGTTCGAGGAGGTCAACGAGACGGGCACCACCGTCATCTTCGCGAGCCACGACCACTCGCTCATCAGCAAGCGCGACCACCGCATCATCTCCATCGAAGATGGGCGGGTGTCGGAGGCGCGTCGTGGCCTGCGCAGCTGGTCGGCTCGCGGGATCATCAGCGCGGCCGAGACGGGCCGTGGCAGCGGCGTCCACAAGCACCCGGTCGCGGTCTGAACCACGCGCGGGCGAACTCGAGAACTTCAGCGGAGACGGTGACGCGATGGATATGAAGCAGCTGGTAACGAGGGCGCGACGAGGACTCCGCGAGGAGATGCGCCTCTATCTGGTGGCGGTCTCGAGCCTCGCCATCGCGTTCCTGTGCCTGGGTGGCGCGCTGCTGGCGCTCACCAATCTGTCGGCCATCGCGCAGGCGTGGGGGCAGTCGAGCCGCATGACGGTCTACCTGCGCGACGGCGCCGAGACCGAAGACATAACGCAGCTTCGAGCGCTGGTGGAGACCCTGCCCGAGGTGAGCGACGTCCAGCTGCTCACCAGTGAAGAGGCACGCGCGCAGTTCCTCGAGCACTCCGATGTGGAGGCCGGCCTGGCCGCGCTGCCCGCCGAGGTGTTCCCCGCCTCGCTCGAGATCACCCTGGCCGACGGCACCGCCGCACCGCGCTCTGCGCGCATCGCCGAGCGCCTGGCGCAGTTTCGCGCCGTGAGCGACGTGGAGACCTACCGCGGCTGGTTCAGCCGCCTCGAGAGCCTGCTGCACGCGGGGCGCGCCATCGCGGGTGCCCTCGCGCTGCTGGTGGCGCTGTGCGTGTTGGCCGTCATCGGCAACACCATCCGCCTGGCCGTGGCGCGCCGCCGCGAAGAGATCGAAGTCATGAAGCTGTGCGGCGCCACCGACGAGTTCGTGCGCGGGCCGTTCGTGCTGGAGGGCAGCTTCCAGGGCTTCATGAGCGCGTTGCTGGCGGTCATCTTGCTGATGGCTGGCTTCCTGATGGTGCGCGACGAGCTCGACGCCACCGTGGCCGCGCTCACCGGCGTGCGTGCTGCCTTCCTGCATCCCCATCGCGCTGGTCTCGTTGACGCTCGGCGGCGCCGCCGTGGGCGCCATCGGCAGCGCGCTCTCCCTGCGACGCTACCTGGCGGTGTGATCATGAAGCGACGTCTGCGACTCCTGCTCTTGTGCTGCCTCGCGCTGACGACCCCGGTCGCGGCGCAGCCCGGCTTCGCGCCGTCGTCGCTGGGCACGGCGCCTGGGTCGCTGGTGGAGGTCGACGAGTCGATCGCCACGCAGCAGCTCCTGGTGCGCACGGAAGAGTCGCGTCGCGCACGGCTGGCGTCGGAGCTCGACGCGCTCGGCTCGGCGCGCGCCGACTTCGAGCAGCGCATCATTCGGCAGGGCCGCGCGCTCTACCGCATCCGCCGTACCGGGCTCTTGCCCGTGGCGGGTGGCTTCGAGGCCATGCTGGGGCACCTCTCCCGCGTGGAGCGCCTCGAGCGCCTGGTGCAGCGCGAGATCGAGAACGTGCGCGCCACGCGCGACCGACAGATTGCGCTTCAGCGTGACATCGCGCGCCTGGACCAGAGCGTGACCGACGCCCGCGAGCGCCTGACGCGCTTGAGCGAAGACCGGCGGCGCATGGAAGAGCAGCAGCAGCTGGCCATGATGTACGAGCAGACCTTCATGGCGCCGGCCCTGCCGCTCGCGCCCGTGGCACCCATGCCGGGCATGGGGCTCCAGCTCAGCGATGGGAGCGCCATCGGACCCACGTTCGCCACGATGCGTGGTCGCTTGGGCATCCCCACCGAGGGGCGCTACCGCACCACCGACGTGCAGCGCGAGGACGGGCCGGCGGTCGAATTCCGCGTCGAAGGCGAGGCGCCTGCGCGCGTGGTCGCCGACGGACGCGTGGCCTTCGTGGGCCGCTACGGGACCTATGGTCTGATGGTCATCGTGGAGCACGGCGACAGCTTCTTCACCGTGTACGCCGGCCTCAGCAGCACCGACGTGCAGAACGGCAGCACCATCCGCATGGGGCAGCGCGTGGGCCGCGTGATGGGCAGTCCGCTGCTCTTCCAGGTGCGTCGAGGCACACGGGCGCTCGACGCCCGCAGCTGGCTGGGGATCTGACGGTCATGGAGGGGATCGACGACTACACCTTTCGTGAGACCCCTCCTACGCGGGACTCGGGCGCGAACCAGACCTGGGACGTGCTCGCGGCAGGATCCGTGGTGGCGCGTGCCGACGTGTACTTCGGCGAGTCGCAGTGGGGTGTGCGCCTCATGGACAAGCTTCCCCAGCACGACCCCTCGGACCTCTTGCGCTTGGTCGCACGGCTGCTCGTCTGGGAATGCGGCTGCCGCGCGGACACCATCGACGTGGTCTTGGCGCGCACCGGCGATCACTATCCGCTGATCCGCACCGGTGCCGACTACATCTGAGCCGACCTTCAGCTAGCCGCGAGGTCGGCGTCGGTCGGAGCCGGGGCACGCTCCGAGATGGGGCAGAGGTGGTCGCGCTCGTGAACCGCAGCCACCACGCTGGCGTACACGTCCAGGGCCAGCTGCAGCTCCGTGCCGGCCTGCCGCGCGTCCGAGACTCGGAAGTCTAGGAACGAGTCGCCACACACACAGCGCACCACGTCGGGGCCCGCCACGGGCGCCTCACCGTCCGTGAAGATGGCTGACTGCAAGCCGGACTCCGCCACGAAGGAGGCCATGGAGGCGTCGAGGTCTGCCACCCGGGTGCTGGGCGTGAGCGCCAGCAGGGCGTCGGGCAGGGCGGCACGCACGCGCGCGGTCACGTCGTTCAGGGGCACCAGGCGACGCTGCGAGGCGACCATCGCGCGGTCGAACACACCGGCCACCCGAATCAAGCCCGCCAACACGATGGCGAACAGCACGAGCGCCACGGTGGTCTCGAGCCCGCGCCCCAGCGACGCCGCCACGGCGGCCACGGTGAGCGCCGCGCACACGCCGTAGAGCGTGAGCACGGCCCGGCGATGGGTGAGCCCGAGGTCCAGCAGTCGATGATGGATGTGGCCGCGGTCCGCCGTCATGATCGGCCGCCGTGTGATCGCCCGCCGCAGCATGGCGATGGCCGTGTCGGCGATGGGGAGCCCCAGCACCATGATGGGCACCGCGATGGCCACCACGGTGGTGTTCTTCACCAATGCGCCCAAGAGCGACGTGGCCGCCAGCACGAACCCGAGGAACATGCTGCCCGAGTCGCCCATGAAGATGCTGGCCGGGTTGAAGTTGAACACCAGGAACCCGACGATGGCGCCAGCCAGCGTGGCCGAGAGCAGCATCACCATGTAGGCATCGCCGATCATGCCCATGGTGAAGTTGCCCACGCAGGCGAAGAACGCGACGCCTCCCGCGAGGCCGTCCAAGCCGTCGATCAGGTTGAGCGCGTTGATGATGGCCACGAACCAGAGGCAGGTGGCGGGGATGGACAGCCACTCCAGCTCGAGGGTCCCGACGTAGGGCAGCAGCATGCCTTCGATGCGATAGCCGCACGCATAGGCGAAGAGCGCGGCGAGCGTCTGGACGGCCAGCTTGGTGCGCGGCCTGACCCCGCGGATGTCGTCGAGCGCGCCGAGGATGGCCACGATGAGCCCGCCCCCGAGGAGCCCGATGATCCGCTTGGGCTGCGCATAGAAGATGGAGGCGACGTAGCTCTCGGTGAAGAACAGGGCCACGAGCGGGATGAAGAACCCCAGCACCACGGCGATGCCCCCGAGGCGTGGGATGGACCCCGCGTGCACGCGCCGCCCACCTCCCACGTCGACCGCACCCAGGCTGCGGGCCACCCACTTGGCGAAGGGGATGAGCGCGAGGGAGACGAGGAAGGCTCCGAGAAGAGCGACGGCAGAGGAGCGCATCGTCGAGACTCAGCCGGCGGCGTCCGCTGGGTCGGCCGTGTACGCGTACGACTCCGAGCGGTAGTACTGATGGTAGCCGTAGCCGTAGGTCCGGCTGTTGATGTCTACGTCGTTCACCACGCAACCGATCATCACGGCGTCGACGGCGCGCATCTGGCGGAGAGCTGCTTCGACGCTCTCCTTCGTGGTCTGCTGCGCGCGCACGACGAGCATGACGCCGTCCACTTGGGGGGCGATGATGGCCGAATCCGTGACGGCCCCGACAGGCGGGCTGTCGAAGATGACCCACTCGTATTGGCTGGTGGCGGCATCACGCAGAGCCTTGAAAGCAGGGGTGTGCAAGAGCTCCGATGGGTTGGGCGGCACGGGGCCCGAAGGCAGCAGGTCGAGGCCGTCTACCTCGGTGTGGGACACTGCCTCGGCCAGCGAGCACTCCCCGAGGATGACCGATGTGACCCCCACCTTGTTGGTGATGCCGAACGGCTTGTGGGCGCGCGGCCGGCGCAGGTCCGTGTCGATGAGCAGCACCGACTTGCTGGCGTGCGCGAGCGCGATGGCGATGTTGCACGCGATGGTGGTCTTGCCTTCGCGCGGCGAAGCGCTGGTGATGACGAAGCAGCGCGAGGGGCGCGCGGCGTTCATGAAGGTGAGGTTGGTGCGGATGGTGCGCGCGCACTCCGCCGCGGCCGAGGTGGGCCGGTGGTGCGAGCTGAGCTCGGGCAGCTGCATCTCGGTCAGCTTGGGCAGGATGCCTACCACCTTCAGCCCCAGCGCCTCCACGTCTTCCACCGACTTGAGGCGGCGGTCCAGGCGCAGCAGGAGGGCGATGAGCGTCAAGCCGAGGATCAAGCCGCCTGCAGCACCGCCGCCGAGGTTGGTCATGAGCACCGGGCTGATGGGCGACTGCGGGGGCAGCGCGCGATCCAGCACGCGAGCGTGGGTGACCTGGAGCATGCGCGTCAGGTCCGTCTCGGTCGTGCGCTGCAGCACCAGCTGATAGAGTTCCGCCTTGTTCTCGCGCTCACGGTTGAGGCGCTGGTACTCGATCTCGCGGAGGTTCAGGTCCAGGCCTTCGCTGTGCGCTTGGTCGACGGCGGCGCGCAGGCCACCTTCCACGCGCCGGGCCTCCTCGAACTCACCCTCGGTGCCGTGGATGACCGACCGCATCTCACGCACGAGCTGCTCCTGCTGCGTCCGAATCTCCGCGTTGAGCGCCACCATGTCCGGGTGGTTGTCGCCGTAGCGGACGGCCAGGCGCTCCCGCTCCCCCAGCTTTTCCACCAGGGCGGCGCGCAGCTCGATGATGGCCTCCACGTTGGTCAGGCCAGACAGCGGCGCCTCGAGCGGGTCCATGGACAGGGCGCGGCGCAGGCGGTCCGCGCGGGCGGCGAGCTCGATGCGGCGCGTGCGTGCGGTGGTGAGCGCATCGCTGAAGGCCAGGATCTGGCGCGCGACCACGTTCTGGTTTTCTTCGAGCGACAGGGAGAGGACGTCATGCTCGCGCTTGAAGTCGTACAGCGCGTTCTCGGACGCTTCGAGGTCGGAGCGGAGGTCCGTGAGCTGACCGTCGAGCCACTCGAGCGCCGTGACCGTGGAGCGCATACGGTCTTCGAGCGTCTTCTCGATGTAGGCTGCGCCGATGGCGTTGGCGATGTTGGCAGCGCGCTCGGGGTCGGAGTCCTGGACGACCAGGTTGACGAGCCGGGTGGTGGGCACGGGCTCGACCGTGAGCCGGGCGCCGAGTAGGGCCGACGTTGCCTCGATGGTGCTGCCCTCGAAGCGCTCGGCGGCCTCGCCGGTGTGTCCGTGGAAGCCTGCATCTTCGTGCAGCGCCAGCTGACGGACCACGCGATCGAGCACGTTGCGGCTCGAAATGACTCGGTTTTGTGTGTCGAAGAACTCTCGGCTCGCCCAGAAATTTCCGAACGGGTCAGCCACGTCCTCGACGCCGCGCCCCAGCGGGCGTGGCGGGTTGGGCTCGTACTCGAGCGTGCTGATGGCGCTGTAGACGCGAGGCTGGCGCGAGGTCCAGACCGCACCGCCCACGCCGCCGAGCACCGCCAGCACGAGCGCGATCCACCCGAACCGCACCACGAGGCGCATGAATTCGCGGGGATCGAAGCGTCGCCCCCCACCCCCCTCGAACACGTCTTCCCCGCTCATGGGCGGACGCCCCCTCGCGATGAGGAGTAGAGGACGTCAGGGTGACGAGAGGGTGCAAGCATAGGCTGGAGAGAGGGCGCTGCCTTGGATGCGAGCGCGCGTCGAAAGTTCATTTTGCGCTCACCTTGGAACCGGCGCCAGTCCACGGGGCGATGACGCCGTCAGCCGACTGACCTGTTGTTCAGCACTCTGGCACTGTGGGCTCTCCCGTCCGGCTTGGCGGCACACATGCTGTGATGCGGA belongs to Sandaracinaceae bacterium and includes:
- a CDS encoding undecaprenyl/decaprenyl-phosphate alpha-N-acetylglucosaminyl 1-phosphate transferase, which produces MRSSAVALLGAFLVSLALIPFAKWVARSLGAVDVGGGRRVHAGSIPRLGGIAVVLGFFIPLVALFFTESYVASIFYAQPKRIIGLLGGGLIVAILGALDDIRGVRPRTKLAVQTLAALFAYACGYRIEGMLLPYVGTLELEWLSIPATCLWFVAIINALNLIDGLDGLAGGVAFFACVGNFTMGMIGDAYMVMLLSATLAGAIVGFLVFNFNPASIFMGDSGSMFLGFVLAATSLLGALVKNTTVVAIAVPIMVLGLPIADTAIAMLRRAITRRPIMTADRGHIHHRLLDLGLTHRRAVLTLYGVCAALTVAAVAASLGRGLETTVALVLFAIVLAGLIRVAGVFDRAMVASQRRLVPLNDVTARVRAALPDALLALTPSTRVADLDASMASFVAESGLQSAIFTDGEAPVAGPDVVRCVCGDSFLDFRVSDARQAGTELQLALDVYASVVAAVHERDHLCPISERAPAPTDADLAAS
- a CDS encoding peptidoglycan DD-metalloendopeptidase family protein, which translates into the protein MKQLVTRARRGLREEMRLYLVAVSSLAIAFLCLGGALLALTNLSAIAQAWGQSSRMTVYLRDGAETEDITQLRALVETLPEVSDVQLLTSEEARAQFLEHSDVEAGLAALPAEVFPASLEITLADGTAAPRSARIAERLAQFRAVSDVETYRGWFSRLESLLHAGRAIAGALALLVALCVLAVIGNTIRLAVARRREEIEVMKLCGATDEFVRGPFVLEGSFQGFMSALLAVILLMAGFLMVRDELDATVAALTGVRAAFLHPHRAGLVDARRRRRGRHRQRALPATLPGGVIMKRRLRLLLLCCLALTTPVAAQPGFAPSSLGTAPGSLVEVDESIATQQLLVRTEESRRARLASELDALGSARADFEQRIIRQGRALYRIRRTGLLPVAGGFEAMLGHLSRVERLERLVQREIENVRATRDRQIALQRDIARLDQSVTDARERLTRLSEDRRRMEEQQQLAMMYEQTFMAPALPLAPVAPMPGMGLQLSDGSAIGPTFATMRGRLGIPTEGRYRTTDVQREDGPAVEFRVEGEAPARVVADGRVAFVGRYGTYGLMVIVEHGDSFFTVYAGLSSTDVQNGSTIRMGQRVGRVMGSPLLFQVRRGTRALDARSWLGI
- a CDS encoding putative metal-binding motif-containing protein codes for the protein MRALALVTLALWASACQGGGALGGPDGGPEQGPPDLAHLDAGDRCDTVDECDDGVACTRDVCDLRGICVHTPDALACDDGAFCNGAEVCDPTFGCVGGPLRDCNDRNVCTLDRCDESRRMCLHLPRDFDNDGEADARCVGGSDCDDADPLRGTLQAELCTDALDNDCDGDIDEAACGRPAHDLCDDALDVSAGGLFAIATAGARDDYGAACAGPGRELVARLVLDETSDVTLRAAAPGTTQIDLRSSCGGGGLGIACDTDSPGEVRRRSLAPGTYYAFVASSAGAVELSVSLDEPTLPPANETCATATSVVPPFAANGSFVGVADDLDLACGQPLSGDLVYRFSVPPGAPQDAVVALAATSSADSVRFSLRTDCADAGSELGCVRGSPAGARFRSLTPGDYALVLEGPAEREVDFSFELRLEPGTSPPPGDDCTAPIDTPLNEIVHGTLGDKRDAIETACGFFYRDAVHRFVLPSASDVSIDLLAGENGMAYVSGALAATCTNDFTPPVAQCGGGAPAQLLRFALPAGEHFLVVEAPFAPTYQLEIHTSPPTNVVQATGNDTCAEAIVIPDVQKAVIVGDTTGLANDVVSPYCGSGAASPDATFLLDLNTASMVRLGTAGSSFDTVLQVFLENAMCSNYPYACDDDSGVGGTSFIERELPAGRYHVVVDGFGAHSSGAYVLTFERGPFPP
- a CDS encoding ATP-binding cassette domain-containing protein — translated: MRSFDDDDNAVVRPFPFFRAGVRADPAVANRPILVLEDVHKYFRADKPTLRGLNLTVERGEFLFVTGPSGAGKSTLLQLIYRKHTVDEGRILFCGRDIARLTPKSIPYLRRNLGVVFQDFKVVQHWTVFENVAIALEILDMPQRLVRSRVVETLERVGLAGRGGERTSNLSGGEQQRVAIARAIVTEPALILADEPTGNLDPHLAIDILTLFEEVNETGTTVIFASHDHSLISKRDHRIISIEDGRVSEARRGLRSWSARGIISAAETGRGSGVHKHPVAV
- a CDS encoding polysaccharide biosynthesis tyrosine autokinase, which gives rise to MSGEDVFEGGGGRRFDPREFMRLVVRFGWIALVLAVLGGVGGAVWTSRQPRVYSAISTLEYEPNPPRPLGRGVEDVADPFGNFWASREFFDTQNRVISSRNVLDRVVRQLALHEDAGFHGHTGEAAERFEGSTIEATSALLGARLTVEPVPTTRLVNLVVQDSDPERAANIANAIGAAYIEKTLEDRMRSTVTALEWLDGQLTDLRSDLEASENALYDFKREHDVLSLSLEENQNVVARQILAFSDALTTARTRRIELAARADRLRRALSMDPLEAPLSGLTNVEAIIELRAALVEKLGERERLAVRYGDNHPDMVALNAEIRTQQEQLVREMRSVIHGTEGEFEEARRVEGGLRAAVDQAHSEGLDLNLREIEYQRLNRERENKAELYQLVLQRTTETDLTRMLQVTHARVLDRALPPQSPISPVLMTNLGGGAAGGLILGLTLIALLLRLDRRLKSVEDVEALGLKVVGILPKLTEMQLPELSSHHRPTSAAAECARTIRTNLTFMNAARPSRCFVITSASPREGKTTIACNIAIALAHASKSVLLIDTDLRRPRAHKPFGITNKVGVTSVILGECSLAEAVSHTEVDGLDLLPSGPVPPNPSELLHTPAFKALRDAATSQYEWVIFDSPPVGAVTDSAIIAPQVDGVMLVVRAQQTTKESVEAALRQMRAVDAVMIGCVVNDVDINSRTYGYGYHQYYRSESYAYTADPADAAG
- a CDS encoding enoyl-CoA hydratase/isomerase family protein, whose product is MTEPAVLYSRDGHVGVLTLNRPDQRNAMTPELLGDFAVAVERAKADRGARAVVLVGTGSCFSAGADLHSSLKTGDPNGLPHERSFAMYAPFLELRNVGVPVIAALQGHAVGGGFGLSLMADIRIANERDKYGANFARLGLHSGMAISFMLPRLVGVSRASELLYTGRLVIGAEAERIGLVSEALPGEQVFPRAMELAGEIALSSPRAVRQMKQTMKTLLGWDVEGAARLEALLQSESLTTADAAEGLAAMREKRAPQFADD